One Elaeis guineensis isolate ETL-2024a chromosome 10, EG11, whole genome shotgun sequence genomic window carries:
- the LOC105037208 gene encoding uncharacterized protein: MSPSCIVVPQCTAGGDSSISLGGFMRDDIVAEYNPDQYLWESEFTLASRKFKRLDLELTNTRGHTLQCSHYVPSDVPENMALPCVIYCHGNSGCRADANEAAVILLPSNITVFTLDFSGSGLSGGDHVSLGWHEKDDLRIVVSFLRSNKQVSCIGLWGRSMGAVTSLLYGAEDLSIAGLVLDSAFSNLFDLMMELGDVYKIRLPKFTVKMAVQYMRRVIQKKAKFDIMDLNTVQFAPKTFIPALFGHASEDIFIQPHHSDLIYRAYAGDKNIIRFEGDHNSPRPQFYYDSVSIFFYNVLHPPQISITCSTKPESYYDLGGLKIAAGTNENLLYEIITGLRAARSNAASSSSAPPSNPNGSTTKSVVELLSESVANMSLNNELDFFLDHENTDTGIGETSAEESHSQVKKIHPKLPYCPGLYDPGTGDSRGTKRSWRRGEKP, from the exons ATGAGTCCATCTTGTATTGTTGTGCCTCAGTGCACTGCTGGTGGTGACTCATCGATCTCACTGGGAGGGTTCATGAGAGATGACATAGT GGCAGAGTATAACCCAGACCAGTATTTATGGGAATCAGAATTCACTCTTGCCAGCAGAAAATTCAAACGTCTAGACTTGGAG CTTACAAATACAAGAGGTCATACCTTGCAGTGCAGTCACTATGTTCCCTCTGATGTCCCAGAAAACATGGCTCTTCCCTGCGTCATTTACTGCCATGGAAACAG TGGATGTAGAGCAGATGCAAATGAAGCAGCAGTAATCCTTCTTCCTTCAAATATTACAGTCTTCACTCTTGACTTTTCAGGCTCGGGACTATCTGGTGGTGACCATGTCAGCCTTGGTTGGCATGAG AAAGATGATCTCAGAATTGTGGTCTCATTCCTGCGAAGCAATAAGCAAGTTTCCTGTATAGGCCTTTGGGGACGATCTATGGGTGCTGTCACAAG CCTTCTTTATGGTGCAGAAGACCTCTCTATTGCTGGCTTGGTGCTGGATAGTGCATTCTCTAATTTATTTGATCTAATGATGGAGCTTGGGGACGTTTACAAAATTCGGCTTCCCAAATTTACG GTCAAAATGGCTGTTCAGTACATGCGGCGCGTTATTCAGAAGAAGGCTAAATTTGACATCATGGATCTGAATACTGTGCAG TTTGCACCAAAGACCTTTATTCCAGCATTATTTGGACATGCTTCTGAGGACATATTTATTCAGCCACATCATTCTGATCTTATTTACCGGGCATATGCG GGAGACAAGAATATTATCAGATTTGAGGGTGATCACAACTCCCCTAGACCACAATTTTATTATGATTCTGTTTCAATTTTCTTTTATAATGTCCTTCATCCCCCTCAAATCTCTATAACATGCTCAACTAAGCCGGAGAGCTACTATGATTTAGGAGGTCTGAAGATCGCTGCTGGTACAAATGAG AATTTATTGTACGAGATCATTACCGGTCTCCGTGCTGCTCGTTCCAATGCAGCAAGTTCCTCATCAGCTCCTCCTAGCAATCCAAATG GTTCAACCACAAAATCAGTAGTTGAATTGCTATCAGAAAGTGTAGCCAATATGTCTTTAAATAATGAGCTG GATTTTTTCCTTGATCATGAGAATACTGATACTGGAATCGGTGAGACTAGTGCGGAAGAATCCCATTCGCAG